In a genomic window of Flavobacterium lipolyticum:
- a CDS encoding DUF1842 domain-containing protein — protein MADLLAGAYLAKGTIGNVGTPGAPIASFSLVVVPSQHSVSGTVVITQAIPGPDSHIVVHVKGRIYATGFGKITQVVSLSGQYVQSVPPPAIGSFLANFEAHLAIDSSWNGTGGFSYWNHHIENVPVKSAKSLKKELA, from the coding sequence ATGGCAGATTTATTAGCAGGTGCCTATTTAGCAAAAGGCACAATCGGGAATGTAGGAACACCAGGTGCTCCAATTGCATCATTTAGTTTAGTTGTTGTACCGTCACAACATTCTGTTTCGGGTACAGTAGTGATTACACAGGCCATTCCAGGTCCTGATAGTCATATCGTTGTTCATGTTAAAGGAAGAATATATGCAACCGGATTCGGTAAAATTACTCAGGTAGTTAGCCTAAGCGGACAATATGTTCAATCTGTTCCTCCTCCTGCAATTGGTTCTTTTTTGGCCAATTTTGAGGCACACTTAGCAATCGATAGTTCATGGAACGGAACAGGAGGATTCTCTTATTGGAATCACCACATCGAGAATGTGCCTGTAAAGTCAGCAAAGAGTTTGAAAAAGGAATTGGCATAG
- a CDS encoding glycosyltransferase family 2 protein, with the protein MKHTVVIPLYNKEAYIYDTIRSLAFQEKKVSELIIVDDCSSDLSLVYLKDALSFFSPQFLQTDVQIIELEENKGPSNARNIGIELATGDLISFLDADDCYLPTCLHDSSSMMEEENLDVLILGILLLPSNHYLPNIKSFEKEMIPFSEELFLIPDPLHTISSPDFIMGFGSNVVIRKKHLEDIFYERDVSISEGIDLWYRVLKKLPQRSRVGLLNKACIEVREVEGSLSRISPTDWKAIEIPIIIKRYRKSSNRYDQQLMGMYSQRWLEHAMERLPSWQQKGLFIFNHFTLLVKNSYYLKRRNS; encoded by the coding sequence ATGAAGCATACCGTTGTGATACCTCTTTATAATAAGGAAGCTTACATTTATGATACCATTCGTTCTCTGGCTTTTCAGGAAAAAAAGGTGTCAGAGCTTATTATTGTCGATGATTGTAGTTCAGACCTGAGTTTGGTATACCTAAAAGACGCGCTTTCTTTTTTTTCCCCTCAATTTTTGCAGACAGATGTTCAGATCATCGAGCTGGAAGAGAATAAAGGTCCGAGTAATGCCAGAAATATTGGAATTGAGCTAGCAACCGGAGATTTGATCAGTTTTCTGGATGCAGACGATTGTTATTTACCAACTTGTTTACACGATAGTAGTTCTATGATGGAGGAGGAGAATCTGGATGTGCTGATACTTGGCATTCTGCTCCTCCCCTCAAATCATTACTTACCGAATATTAAATCATTTGAAAAAGAAATGATTCCCTTTTCAGAGGAACTATTTTTAATTCCGGATCCATTGCATACGATTAGTTCTCCTGATTTTATTATGGGTTTCGGGAGTAATGTTGTGATCCGAAAAAAACATCTTGAAGATATTTTTTATGAAAGGGATGTTTCGATAAGCGAAGGCATTGATTTATGGTACCGTGTCCTAAAAAAATTACCTCAACGCTCCAGAGTTGGATTACTAAATAAAGCCTGCATCGAAGTACGGGAAGTGGAAGGAAGTTTGTCCAGAATTAGTCCCACAGATTGGAAAGCAATTGAAATCCCGATCATCATAAAGCGGTATCGAAAAAGTTCCAATCGATACGATCAGCAGTTAATGGGAATGTATTCGCAACGATGGCTGGAACACGCCATGGAGCGATTGCCCTCCTGGCAGCAAAAAGGGCTGTTTATTTTCAATCATTTCACATTATTGGTCAAGAACAGTTATTATTTAAAAAGAAGAAACTCCTAA
- a CDS encoding tRNA (guanine-N(7)-)-methyltransferase, giving the protein MEQLRSIQSEIDQYSHHIEEGLSLSEITIKYGLNSYRYGSSSFLEALFDPLPMAPQTVFYDLGSGYGNIILYGAVKHPDVQFKGIEILEERNKVCVALIKKEGLTNVTAISGDILKTDISDGNVFYLYNPLYDFQYAELLDKLYRISLHKNIIVIAESSCIFFDEADWLEQYHFKDIDVLRKIKYYRS; this is encoded by the coding sequence ATGGAGCAATTAAGAAGTATTCAATCAGAAATTGATCAGTATTCGCATCATATTGAAGAGGGTTTAAGTCTGTCGGAAATTACGATTAAGTACGGACTAAATTCTTACCGATACGGATCTTCCAGTTTCTTAGAGGCTCTTTTTGACCCGCTTCCAATGGCTCCACAAACGGTATTTTATGATCTGGGTTCCGGTTACGGAAATATCATTTTATACGGCGCCGTAAAACATCCGGATGTTCAGTTTAAAGGAATCGAAATTCTTGAAGAGCGAAATAAAGTTTGTGTTGCTTTAATCAAAAAAGAAGGGCTAACGAATGTTACAGCAATTTCAGGGGATATTTTAAAAACAGATATCTCAGATGGAAATGTTTTTTATCTGTACAATCCTCTTTACGATTTTCAATATGCTGAATTGTTAGATAAACTCTATCGCATCTCTCTCCATAAAAACATTATTGTCATTGCCGAGTCCAGCTGCATCTTTTTCGATGAAGCCGACTGGTTAGAGCAATATCACTTTAAAGATATTGATGTGCTTCGGAAAATTAAATACTACCGCTCTTAA
- a CDS encoding radical SAM/SPASM domain-containing protein has product MDTSKTSTRYRVRDDYATATPVHVVWEITLACNLKCSHCGSRAGKVRPGELTTEQCFGVIDSLKRLGTREISIIGGEAFLRKDWIEIIERIHQSGIECSMQSGAYNLNEERIIAAKKAGINNIGVSIDGMPDTHNKIRGRRDSFEHAVNCLELLKKHHITSSVNTVITKRSKNEMNELLDVLIENNVKNWQIQLAVAMGNAVDNADELIVQPYELIDFYDELIVIYRKALAHNILIQAGNNIGYFGPYEHIWRQGNEKYYTGCSAGHTGIGIEADGKIKGCPSLPTSAYTGGNVKDMALEDIWKYSEEMVFSRYRNKEELWGGCKGCYYESSCLAGCTWTSHVLFGKRGNNPFCHHRALELKKKGLKERIRKIQEAPGDSFDMGLFEIIVEDENGVIVEIQSPYSETPVPIVDVTARVPRIPKALKLCNGCDNYVYEEEEVCSFCNSNVKEVNDEYAAKMEKAKRSLEKLEFLMMK; this is encoded by the coding sequence ATGGATACTAGTAAGACTTCAACAAGATACAGAGTAAGGGATGATTATGCAACGGCTACTCCCGTACATGTCGTATGGGAAATTACGCTGGCTTGTAATTTGAAATGCTCGCATTGCGGATCGAGAGCCGGAAAAGTAAGACCGGGCGAATTAACTACAGAACAATGTTTTGGGGTTATTGATAGTCTTAAACGTCTTGGTACCAGAGAAATTTCGATTATTGGTGGGGAAGCTTTTTTAAGAAAAGACTGGATTGAGATTATCGAAAGAATACATCAAAGCGGGATCGAATGCTCTATGCAGTCCGGTGCCTATAATTTAAACGAAGAAAGAATCATTGCTGCAAAAAAAGCAGGAATAAACAATATAGGGGTTTCCATCGATGGAATGCCGGATACCCATAATAAAATAAGAGGAAGAAGAGATTCTTTTGAACATGCCGTTAATTGCCTGGAACTCCTTAAAAAGCACCATATAACTTCCAGCGTAAATACAGTAATTACAAAAAGAAGTAAAAATGAGATGAATGAGCTTTTGGATGTTTTGATTGAAAATAACGTAAAAAACTGGCAGATACAACTTGCCGTTGCTATGGGGAATGCCGTAGACAATGCAGATGAGCTGATCGTTCAGCCTTATGAATTAATTGATTTTTACGATGAGCTTATTGTGATTTACAGAAAAGCCTTAGCTCATAATATCCTAATACAGGCAGGAAATAACATAGGTTATTTTGGACCGTATGAACACATTTGGAGACAGGGCAATGAAAAATATTACACAGGATGTTCAGCAGGGCATACCGGAATAGGGATTGAAGCAGATGGTAAAATTAAAGGCTGTCCTTCCTTACCAACAAGTGCCTATACAGGAGGAAATGTAAAAGATATGGCACTGGAGGATATTTGGAAATACAGTGAAGAGATGGTTTTTTCCAGATATAGAAATAAAGAAGAATTATGGGGCGGTTGTAAAGGCTGTTATTATGAATCTTCCTGTCTGGCGGGCTGTACCTGGACAAGTCATGTATTGTTTGGTAAGAGAGGGAATAATCCTTTTTGCCATCATCGTGCTTTAGAATTAAAAAAGAAAGGGCTTAAGGAACGAATAAGAAAAATACAGGAAGCACCAGGTGACTCTTTCGATATGGGACTTTTTGAAATTATCGTGGAAGATGAAAATGGCGTAATTGTAGAAATACAGTCACCTTATAGTGAAACTCCTGTTCCTATTGTTGATGTGACAGCAAGAGTTCCGAGAATACCTAAAGCCTTAAAGTTATGCAATGGCTGTGATAATTATGTCTATGAAGAAGAAGAGGTTTGCAGTTTTTGTAACAGCAACGTGAAAGAGGTAAATGATGAATATGCCGCTAAAATGGAAAAAGCAAAACGCTCACTGGAAAAACTGGAATTCTTAATGATGAAATAG
- a CDS encoding DUF1843 domain-containing protein: MATVLYGVGIREAIASNDLEKMVAVAEQAKKTIREQKDLHVALVELLDAIDALKKKR; the protein is encoded by the coding sequence ATGGCAACAGTACTTTACGGAGTAGGAATCAGAGAGGCGATTGCCTCGAATGATTTAGAAAAAATGGTTGCGGTAGCGGAACAAGCTAAGAAAACCATAAGAGAACAAAAAGATTTGCATGTAGCATTAGTAGAATTGCTTGATGCTATTGATGCCTTGAAAAAGAAAAGGTAA
- a CDS encoding DUF1843 domain-containing protein: MGIIMPYGVAVREALASNDLAKMEAVAKQAKQTIRDHGDLTVALLDLLDAIDSLKNKK; this comes from the coding sequence ATGGGAATAATCATGCCTTATGGTGTCGCAGTTAGAGAAGCACTTGCCTCTAATGACCTGGCCAAGATGGAAGCTGTTGCCAAGCAAGCAAAGCAAACAATTAGAGATCATGGAGATCTGACTGTAGCTTTATTAGACTTATTGGACGCAATAGATTCTCTAAAGAACAAGAAATAA
- a CDS encoding GbsR/MarR family transcriptional regulator, which translates to MEFKEAKNKFVQTWGALGSQWGINKTMAQIHALLMVSHEAVSMEDIMEELQISRGNASMNLRALMDWGIVYKEFKAGERREFFTAEKDLDELAVKIARERSKREIKPALKILKEVSTIGANDTAEEKHFVDQTSKLYDFVLKADNMMDKMTEFNENWLGRLVLKIMK; encoded by the coding sequence ATGGAATTCAAAGAAGCAAAAAATAAGTTCGTACAAACCTGGGGAGCATTAGGTTCTCAGTGGGGTATTAATAAAACCATGGCGCAGATTCATGCGCTGTTAATGGTTTCGCACGAAGCTGTTTCTATGGAAGACATCATGGAGGAATTACAAATTTCACGCGGAAACGCCAGCATGAACCTGAGAGCTTTAATGGATTGGGGAATTGTGTACAAAGAGTTCAAAGCCGGAGAAAGAAGGGAATTCTTTACTGCTGAAAAAGATCTTGACGAACTGGCCGTAAAAATTGCCAGAGAAAGAAGCAAAAGAGAAATTAAACCTGCTCTTAAAATATTAAAAGAAGTTTCTACAATTGGAGCAAATGATACTGCTGAAGAAAAACACTTTGTCGATCAGACTTCTAAATTGTATGATTTTGTTTTAAAGGCAGATAATATGATGGATAAAATGACCGAATTTAATGAAAATTGGCTGGGACGTCTTGTCCTTAAAATCATGAAATAA
- a CDS encoding YqjF family protein: MNFLKAEWKNLALFNYEIDAKLLEKYTPSGTEIDIWDNKCYVSLVGFLFKDTKVLGLKIPFHTDFEEINLRFYVKRFENGEWRRGVVFLKEIVPKKSITWVANTLYQEHYETKKMRHKILEDDNNNTFIYQWKNNQKWNTIKVDTKKKTTEIELNSEAEFITEHYFGYTKIDEHKTFEYEVTHPRWKQYKVSNYKIDIDFGETYGQDFEFLQTQNPTSVFLAKGSKITVKNKREIELISVEESYT; the protein is encoded by the coding sequence ATGAATTTCTTAAAAGCAGAATGGAAAAACTTAGCACTTTTTAATTATGAAATTGATGCTAAACTTTTAGAAAAATATACTCCCAGCGGTACCGAAATAGATATTTGGGACAACAAATGTTATGTGAGTTTGGTAGGATTCTTATTTAAAGACACCAAAGTTCTGGGATTAAAGATTCCTTTTCATACTGACTTTGAAGAAATTAATTTAAGATTTTATGTCAAAAGATTTGAAAATGGCGAATGGAGGCGAGGTGTTGTTTTCTTAAAAGAAATTGTTCCAAAAAAATCCATCACTTGGGTTGCAAACACTTTGTATCAGGAACATTATGAAACTAAGAAAATGAGACATAAAATTCTGGAAGATGATAACAATAACACTTTTATCTATCAATGGAAAAATAACCAAAAATGGAATACAATTAAAGTCGACACTAAAAAGAAGACAACAGAAATAGAACTCAATTCTGAAGCTGAATTTATCACTGAACATTATTTCGGCTATACCAAGATTGATGAACATAAGACTTTTGAATATGAAGTCACACATCCGAGATGGAAACAATACAAAGTTTCCAATTATAAAATTGACATCGATTTTGGAGAAACTTACGGACAAGACTTTGAATTTCTTCAAACTCAAAACCCAACTTCGGTTTTTCTGGCTAAAGGCTCAAAAATTACCGTCAAGAACAAAAGAGAAATTGAGTTGATCTCTGTCGAAGAATCTTATACCTAA
- a CDS encoding TIGR01777 family oxidoreductase → MNKLIIAAGTGFLGQVLLHHFKDKFEEIVILTRGKSQIIDGIKYVNWNAKTFSGWESELENATVLINLAGKSVDCRYTKKNKQEILLSRIESTKILNKAVLNCKNPPKHWLNSSTSTIYRFSLDKQMDEVEGEIGNDFSINVALSWEKAFFKTETPNTLKTALRTSIVLGKNGGALLPLKTLAKIGFGGKQGKGNQWISWIHEDDFARAIEFIIKKEMTGKVNIVSPNPISNTDFMQKLRKTVGVPFGIPLPKFFLEIGSFIIRTETELVLKSRNVIPKRLLEKGFAFKFENIDPAFQNLLS, encoded by the coding sequence ATGAACAAGCTCATCATCGCAGCCGGAACAGGATTTCTGGGACAGGTTTTACTACATCATTTCAAAGACAAATTTGAAGAAATTGTTATTCTGACTCGGGGGAAATCACAAATCATTGATGGAATAAAATATGTAAACTGGAATGCCAAAACTTTTTCAGGCTGGGAAAGCGAACTGGAAAATGCTACGGTACTAATTAATCTGGCAGGAAAATCGGTGGATTGCCGCTATACTAAAAAAAATAAACAAGAGATATTATTATCCCGAATTGAAAGCACAAAAATTTTAAACAAAGCCGTTTTAAATTGTAAAAACCCGCCAAAACATTGGCTCAATTCGTCAACTTCTACCATTTACCGTTTTTCTTTAGACAAACAAATGGACGAAGTCGAGGGTGAGATCGGAAATGACTTCTCTATAAATGTGGCTCTCTCGTGGGAAAAAGCTTTTTTTAAAACAGAAACTCCAAATACCCTGAAAACGGCATTACGAACATCGATCGTTTTGGGAAAAAACGGCGGTGCTCTGCTTCCGCTAAAAACTTTGGCTAAAATAGGTTTTGGAGGAAAACAAGGAAAAGGAAATCAATGGATCAGCTGGATTCACGAAGATGATTTTGCACGTGCAATCGAGTTTATAATTAAAAAAGAGATGACCGGAAAAGTAAATATCGTTTCGCCAAACCCTATTTCGAATACTGACTTTATGCAAAAACTTCGAAAAACAGTTGGTGTACCTTTTGGAATTCCACTTCCTAAATTCTTTTTAGAAATCGGGTCTTTTATCATTCGGACAGAAACGGAACTGGTTTTAAAAAGTCGAAATGTGATTCCGAAACGACTTTTAGAAAAAGGTTTTGCGTTTAAGTTTGAAAATATTGATCCGGCTTTTCAGAATCTCTTATCCTAA
- a CDS encoding SRPBCC family protein yields MTVLNLTTRIKASQKSVFDASRNIDIHQQSASPSKEKAIAGVTTGLIHLNETVTWRGKHFGFYLTHKSRITAMKPYTYFADEMEQGMFKSFKHEHFFEEKDGFTIMKDKLQYETPFGILGELFDILFLEKHLTRFLLERNKVLKETTENKIKGT; encoded by the coding sequence ATGACAGTCCTAAACCTTACAACCCGAATAAAAGCCTCTCAAAAATCAGTATTTGATGCTTCAAGAAATATTGATATTCACCAGCAATCGGCAAGTCCATCAAAAGAAAAAGCTATTGCCGGTGTGACAACTGGCTTAATCCATTTAAATGAAACAGTAACCTGGCGCGGCAAGCATTTCGGTTTTTATCTCACTCACAAAAGTCGGATTACAGCAATGAAACCTTACACCTACTTTGCCGACGAAATGGAACAGGGCATGTTCAAATCTTTCAAACACGAACATTTTTTTGAAGAAAAAGACGGATTTACGATCATGAAAGATAAACTGCAATATGAAACTCCATTTGGGATTTTAGGTGAACTTTTTGATATTTTATTTTTAGAAAAACATCTCACTCGTTTTCTTCTGGAAAGAAATAAAGTTTTGAAAGAAACTACCGAAAACAAAATTAAAGGAACGTAA
- the gcvP gene encoding aminomethyl-transferring glycine dehydrogenase gives MKTDAFALRHIGPRETDLQHMLQTIGVESIEQLVYETLPDDIRLKAPLNLDPAMTEYEFANHIQELGKKNKVFKSYIGLGYHPTIVPAPIQRNIFENPGWYTAYTPYQAEIAQGRLEAILNFQTTVIELTGMEIANASLLDEGTAAAEAMALLFDVRTRDQKKNNTNKFFVSEEILPQTLSILQTRSTPVGIELVVGNHETFDFSNEFFGAILQYPGKYGQVSDYSAFVAKAKENEIKVAFAADILSLAALTSPGEMGAAVVVGTSQRFGVPMGYGGPHAAFFATKEEYKRSMPGRIIGVSIDVNGNRALRMALGTREQHIKREKATSNICTAQVLLAVMAGMYAVYHGPKGLQYIANKVHASAVTAAEALNKLGVYQTNTAYFDTILVKADAQKVKAVAEKNEVNFFYPDAESISISFNETTSIADINQIIAIFAEALGKETFTVSELSEASQLPASLERTSPFLTHDVFNNHHSESQLMRYIKKLERKDLSLNHSMISLGSCTMKLNAASEMLPLSMPNWNSIHPFAPVEQAEGYITMLKKLEQQLNVITGFAGTTLQPNSGAQGEYAGLMAIRAYHMSRNDGHRNVCLIPSSAHGTNPASAAMAGMKIIVTKTTPEGNIDVEDLREKAIEHKDDLSCLMVTYPSTHGVFESSIIEITKLIHDNGGLVYMDGANMNAQVGLTNPATIGADVCHLNLHKTFAIPHGGGGPGVGPICVNEKLVPFLPTNPILKVGGEQAITAISSAPYGSALVCLISYGYITMMGGEGLKSATEHAILNANYMKTRFEGHYPILYTGECGRAAHEMILDCRSFKENGIEVGDIAKRLMDYGFHAPTVSFPVAGTLMIEPTESEDLAELDRFCDALISIRKEIEAATADDKNNVLKNAPHTLAMLTADTWDFPYSRETAAYPLEYIADNKFWPSVRRVDDAYGDRNLVCSCAPIEAYMEN, from the coding sequence ATGAAAACAGATGCTTTTGCTTTAAGACACATTGGTCCAAGAGAAACAGATCTTCAACACATGTTACAGACTATCGGAGTTGAATCGATCGAACAACTTGTTTATGAAACCCTTCCGGATGATATTCGCCTAAAAGCACCATTAAACTTAGATCCGGCTATGACGGAGTATGAGTTTGCCAACCATATTCAGGAATTAGGAAAGAAAAATAAAGTATTCAAATCATATATTGGTTTGGGTTACCATCCAACAATCGTTCCGGCTCCAATTCAAAGAAACATTTTTGAAAACCCGGGATGGTATACAGCTTATACTCCTTATCAGGCTGAAATTGCTCAAGGTCGTCTTGAAGCTATTTTAAATTTCCAGACTACGGTTATTGAATTAACTGGAATGGAAATTGCCAATGCCTCTTTATTAGATGAAGGAACTGCTGCCGCAGAAGCTATGGCGTTATTATTTGACGTTCGTACACGTGACCAAAAGAAAAACAATACAAACAAATTCTTTGTTTCTGAAGAAATTTTACCACAAACTTTATCTATTCTTCAAACACGTTCAACTCCGGTTGGAATTGAATTAGTGGTTGGAAACCATGAAACATTTGATTTTTCAAATGAATTTTTCGGAGCTATTTTACAGTACCCGGGAAAATATGGTCAGGTAAGCGATTACAGCGCTTTTGTTGCTAAAGCAAAAGAAAATGAAATTAAAGTTGCCTTCGCTGCTGATATTTTATCATTAGCTGCTTTAACTTCTCCTGGAGAAATGGGAGCTGCTGTAGTGGTTGGAACTTCACAGCGTTTTGGTGTACCAATGGGCTATGGCGGACCTCATGCTGCATTCTTTGCCACTAAAGAAGAATACAAACGATCTATGCCGGGCCGTATCATTGGTGTTTCGATCGATGTAAACGGAAACCGTGCGTTACGTATGGCGTTAGGAACTCGTGAGCAACACATTAAACGTGAAAAAGCGACTTCAAATATTTGTACTGCTCAGGTATTATTAGCGGTTATGGCCGGAATGTACGCGGTTTACCACGGACCAAAAGGGTTACAATACATTGCAAACAAAGTTCATGCATCGGCGGTTACTGCTGCTGAAGCTTTAAATAAATTAGGCGTTTACCAAACCAACACTGCTTACTTTGATACTATTTTAGTAAAAGCTGACGCACAAAAAGTAAAAGCTGTTGCGGAGAAAAACGAAGTAAACTTCTTCTATCCTGATGCCGAATCCATTTCGATTTCATTCAACGAAACGACTTCAATTGCAGACATCAACCAAATTATTGCCATTTTTGCTGAAGCTTTAGGAAAAGAAACTTTTACCGTTTCTGAATTATCTGAGGCAAGTCAGTTACCGGCTTCATTAGAAAGAACATCTCCTTTCTTAACACATGATGTATTCAACAATCATCATTCAGAAAGTCAGTTGATGCGTTACATCAAAAAATTAGAACGTAAAGATTTATCATTGAATCATTCGATGATTTCATTAGGTTCTTGTACAATGAAATTAAACGCAGCTTCAGAAATGCTTCCTTTATCAATGCCTAACTGGAACAGCATTCACCCTTTTGCACCAGTTGAACAGGCAGAAGGTTACATCACCATGCTTAAAAAATTAGAGCAGCAGTTAAATGTAATTACCGGATTTGCGGGAACAACATTACAGCCTAACTCAGGAGCGCAAGGAGAATATGCCGGTTTAATGGCTATTCGTGCTTACCACATGTCAAGAAACGATGGTCACCGTAATGTATGTTTGATTCCTTCATCAGCTCACGGAACCAATCCTGCTTCTGCAGCTATGGCCGGAATGAAAATCATTGTAACCAAAACTACTCCTGAAGGAAACATTGACGTAGAGGATTTAAGAGAAAAAGCGATCGAACATAAAGATGATTTATCTTGTTTAATGGTAACCTATCCTTCTACTCACGGAGTTTTCGAATCTTCAATCATTGAAATTACTAAATTAATCCACGACAATGGCGGATTAGTATATATGGATGGTGCTAATATGAATGCTCAGGTTGGTTTAACTAACCCGGCTACAATTGGTGCTGACGTTTGTCACTTAAACTTACACAAAACATTCGCTATTCCTCACGGTGGCGGTGGACCTGGAGTTGGACCAATCTGTGTGAACGAAAAACTGGTTCCTTTCTTACCAACAAACCCAATCCTTAAAGTAGGTGGTGAACAAGCGATAACAGCTATCTCCTCTGCACCTTACGGATCAGCTTTAGTATGTTTAATTTCTTACGGCTACATCACAATGATGGGTGGTGAAGGATTAAAAAGTGCTACAGAACATGCTATTTTGAACGCTAACTACATGAAAACACGTTTCGAAGGGCACTACCCAATCCTTTATACAGGAGAATGCGGAAGAGCAGCTCACGAAATGATCTTAGATTGCCGTTCGTTTAAAGAAAACGGAATTGAAGTTGGTGATATCGCGAAGCGTTTAATGGATTATGGTTTCCATGCTCCTACCGTTTCTTTCCCGGTTGCCGGAACTTTAATGATTGAACCTACAGAATCTGAAGATTTAGCAGAGTTAGATCGTTTTTGTGATGCGCTTATCTCAATCAGAAAAGAAATTGAAGCTGCAACAGCTGATGATAAAAACAATGTATTAAAAAATGCACCTCATACATTAGCGATGTTAACTGCTGACACTTGGGATTTCCCTTATTCGAGAGAAACAGCAGCTTACCCATTAGAATACATTGCCGACAATAAATTCTGGCCTTCAGTTCGTCGTGTAGATGACGCGTACGGAGACAGAAATTTAGTTTGCAGCTGTGCTCCTATTGAAGCTTATATGGAAAACTAA
- a CDS encoding 3-oxoacyl-ACP synthase III family protein, translating into MKIKIIGIGSYIPTQEVSNTDFGDHVFLNEDGTPFGYPNEVVIKKFKGITGIENRRYAEDQHTSSDLAFFASEKALENAKIDRETLDYIIYAHNFGDVKAGTHQTDILPSLATRVKNKLGIKNPKCVAYDIIFGCPGWIEGVLQANAFIKSGMAKRVMVIGSETLSRVVDDHDRDSMIYSDGAGVSILEASDDEAGLLSYESATFATDEANYLFFGKSYNPDLDPDIKYIKMYGRKIYEFALSQVPCAMKSCLDKSGISIDEVKKILIHQANEKMDEAIIARFYKLYGKTPPENIMPMCIHDLGNSSVATVPTLYDLLIQGKLENHEINKGDVVIFASVGAGMNVNAFVYRY; encoded by the coding sequence ATGAAAATAAAAATAATAGGTATAGGAAGTTACATTCCTACTCAAGAAGTAAGCAATACTGACTTTGGTGATCATGTTTTTTTAAATGAGGACGGAACTCCTTTTGGTTACCCTAACGAAGTTGTAATAAAAAAATTCAAAGGCATCACCGGTATCGAAAATCGTCGTTATGCCGAAGACCAACATACCTCATCTGATTTGGCCTTTTTTGCTTCCGAAAAAGCTCTTGAAAATGCTAAAATAGATCGCGAAACCTTAGACTACATCATTTACGCACATAATTTTGGTGACGTAAAAGCAGGAACCCATCAAACTGATATTCTTCCAAGTTTAGCCACGCGTGTAAAAAACAAACTAGGAATTAAAAATCCTAAATGTGTGGCTTATGATATTATTTTTGGCTGTCCGGGCTGGATTGAAGGTGTCCTGCAGGCGAATGCCTTTATAAAATCAGGCATGGCAAAAAGAGTGATGGTCATTGGTTCTGAGACACTTTCAAGAGTGGTTGACGATCACGATCGTGATTCAATGATTTATTCAGATGGTGCAGGTGTTTCTATTTTAGAAGCTTCTGATGATGAAGCAGGATTACTATCTTATGAAAGTGCCACTTTTGCAACTGATGAAGCCAACTACCTATTCTTTGGAAAATCATACAACCCTGATTTAGATCCAGACATTAAATACATCAAAATGTACGGGCGTAAAATTTACGAATTTGCCTTAAGTCAGGTACCATGTGCGATGAAAAGCTGTCTTGATAAAAGTGGAATATCCATTGATGAAGTGAAAAAAATTCTGATTCATCAGGCCAATGAAAAAATGGACGAAGCCATTATTGCCCGTTTTTATAAACTATACGGAAAAACACCTCCCGAAAACATTATGCCAATGTGCATACATGATTTAGGAAATTCCAGTGTTGCTACAGTACCAACTCTTTATGATTTATTGATTCAGGGTAAACTGGAAAATCACGAAATAAATAAAGGTGATGTTGTTATTTTTGCCTCTGTTGGAGCAGGAATGAATGTCAATGCTTTTGTGTACAGATATTAG